The sequence TGTTTCTGGATTTCATTGTATATAATtttgtttgcatcaatgttttggattgcATTCTATAAACCTCACTTTTTCTGCAACAGCTCTTTCATTCTGATGTTAGACTATAGAATGTGATCAGAAACATTAATGCACACAAAATTATATACAATAAAATCCAGGAACAAAACAATAATAAGATATATTTATCACTTGGCTTATCCGTACAAGCCATCAGAGGCTTCTGACAGAATTTTAAAGTTTATAAAAGCATAAGTAAAAGTGCTTAGCATATTTGAAACTGTGGTCCCTTCAGTTTTGCCTTAGCATCATTTTCATGTCAGTAGTAAATTTTGCACGGAGATTACATCTGCAACATAATCTTTATTTCACTCTGAGTGCGGTCAACGATTCATTTGAAGCGCGAATTCTGCCCCCTCATCGATGTCTGTAAATATTTCGACGGGATTTCTACTTCTGAGTAAATATATAGGCGAATGAATTAGTGATTCAGCGGGCGTGCTCGAATACGATGGATTTTAGGAGAAGAATAGAGAAATCAATGCTGAGCATTTTAGTTTGGCTGTGGATAATCAGTTCTTCTGTAGCTGCTAAAAAACAGCCATATGTGCCGGCTATGTTTGTGTTGGGAGACTCGTTAGCAGACGCAGGGAATAATAACTACATTCCTCATTGTGAAGTGCGTGCAAATTACACACCATATGGCGTTTCCTTTTTCCCCTCACCAACTGGTCGCTTTACCAATGGCCGCACCGCTTTTGATTTCATAAGTTTGTAAATTTGTTGTTACACACCCAAATGCTCTGTTTTTTTCTGGCAGCTTCCTTGTTTTTACACACCCAAATGCTCTGTTACACAACTAAATATGGGAGTTTTATGATGCATTGATTTTGGCTGCAGCTACTTACTTGGGTCTCCCCTATCTTCCTCCATATCTGCAACCAAAGGCAGATTTTATGAGAGGAATAAATTTTGCATCAGGAGGTAGCGGATTGCTCGTCTCTACGGGCGCCAGATTGGTCTCTTCTCCTTTCCATTCTTTTATTTAAGCCTCTGTGAAAAATAGTTTGGTTTCAAAAAATTAGAAAAGGGTTCTAACTAAGAAAATTTTATGTTATCTTATAGAACATTATCAGTCTGAGTCACCAAGTAGAGGAATTCGAACACTTTTCTCATATGCTAACGAGAACAAACCCATCTGGACCTGCCCAAGCTAAATCCTACTTAGGGAAGTCTTTATATTGCATTACAATCGGAGGCAACGATATTGGCGACTACATTGCCAACACTACTCTTCAAAATACCACAACTCCTCAACGGTTCGTCAGGATGTTGCTCGCCAATTTCGATCAGTATATAACAGTAAGTAGCAGATTGtttacatattattttatttttttacaggGGTAAAATGTTTTTTGAATGGAATTGTGAATGGCTGAGGTCACAAATGGAGACTTCATTCTCAATGCAAACATTTAACAATAACATTTCAGTGAGGTTTGAATTTTTAAAAGGAAGAACAATAGTCACAACCACAACACTATCGTCATAATCTAACCATCAGCCAATGCTGACTGTTCAGAATACTTTCTATTTACAAATAAGTGTTTTTCTTTAAAACAATGATCATATTATAAATTTAAAAGATTGTTTTTGAAATAaactattttatattttatgatattgtaatgtgtagtttttgagtcaaactcattgacccatgtttcatgaggaGTGATTCACAAGAACCCGTctttcatgagaatgaatggtccacttagcactcattgcatctagatgATAAGCATTAGGCCCTTGGGACctcccatcccagtactactccaactcaagcgtgCTTAACCATGGAATTTCCCTCAAaattaaacccacttagcttgcaaccccattagTATTAGGATAGGTGACCTCCCCAAGGTCCAATGGTATGGGTGACCTCCAGAAAAGGCCCAATACTTCACCTCTGAGAGCATCCTCTAAATACAATAAATGCTAAATGAATTGTGataacaatatcataatttgacttgttcTAAAAAATACTTCCTACTTATCTATTTATATTTTGTTATCCATATTTATAACCACGCTTTGCCGTCTATTATCAGATCCCAATCATTAAATGAAAATTCCAATTGATTACATAAACAATTTTGAATTCTAGTGTTAAACTCATGCCAATGATCATGTTGCTATGTGATTTGACAGAGACTTTACAATAGCGATGCAAGGAAATTCCTTGTGTTCGACATCCCAGCTCTCGGATGCGCCCCTAATATCAGATTTGCTGGATACAGTTTAGCCAAAGGTGCATGTCTAAATCTCGCTAACCAGCTGGCTGTTGCATATAACACTGCTTTCAAGACACTCGTGGCTCACCTCAATCAGAAACTAGATGGGGTGTCCATCATTCAACTCAATACATACAATTATTTTATGGACATAATGCAAAATGCTAAAGCCTACGGTATGCTAAACCCTAAACAAgtccttaattttttatttatttttagcgaTTGCGTTACTGAAACATTGTAACCACTGTGTAAATTTGGGTTGCAGGATTTAAGTATACAACGATAGCATGCTGTGGATCAGGAATGTTCAATGTACAAGTGAGCTGTGGAAAGACGAAGCCACAGACCATGTTTTGCAACAATACAAGCGAATATGTTTTCTGGGATGGAATCCACCCCACTGAAAAAGTTAATGCCATGTTTTCACACCAGATTTGGAGTGGGAATTCTTCTGTCATGTACCCATCTAATCTTTCTACCCTGATCTTGGGTAAGAACAGCTCTGGCCATTAACCATGAGAAAATTCTGTTGACTGATGTGTGTTCCCCGTTTTGTATTTTGGGTAGAAAGAGATCATTTCATTAAGGATACCCAAATCCCGTTTCCCCGATTTGTACCCTCCCATGGGCATCCGAATTCTCCACAGTGGCTTCTATATTAAATGTCTCTTGCGCCTGTTTCTTTTCACTTTTAAAGCAAATAGACACTTTTGTATTGTTTAAGTGGTTGAGTGGCATTATGAACAATTGTCTGGTTCAATATCTTATGCCATTTAACATAATATTTTGAAGGACTGGACAGGATCTTTGTAAGGTCCAAGGTTATATGGTTTCCTAAAATGAAGGTTGAGTTTTTTCCGAAGAAATTGCTGATTTTAAAGTGGATATCATCTTTTGAAAATTTCTCTGTATGGTGCATTTCATATAAGGAATTTAATTCTTGTTGATATGTTAGTATGATAGTGCAGCTGTGCTACCAACATCTCTCCTTTATGGCTGTTCTGATTTTCTGTTGCTGTGATCTAAGGAATGTTTTGGTTTGCTGCAATTCTGATCAGCAGTTTTCTCATGTTCtttgtaattttgttgtaaaaaatgttttgttAACTATCGTAGATTTTCAACTGTATTTTCGTAGTTGTTAATTCTTTTGATGACATTATGTCTTGGCAGTTATTTTTGCTGATGTTTCAAGTGTTTATGGTGTTAAATAGGGTAGAGGATCTGTGTTTCAATGATTGTGATAACAGTTGTTAATTTTAATattcatacttgttgatttaataggTAATTTTTTTAACAATATTACATCAATAGTTGTGACTATACATATTgaataaaatgtattttttttagttGTAAAAAACAACCAATCATGTAATGCCACATCAGGTCTCTCTTTTGCACGATCATTGCTCTCACCTTTTTTGGAGGTGTTTTGGACACCTTAACAAAAAGAATGCTGATGTGGTCCTGAAATCTTAATTATAATTAGGGGACTTGTTAAGTAAGCTTATTCCTAAAAAATTAGGAATGACTTGAAATTTTCATGTAAGATTTGAGAAGTGTCAAATTAAAGTGTCCAGCTACCAAATCTTctcttctaatttatttatttttgctcaTTACATATTGTCATTGAAATAGATGAAAATTTTTATGTAAGATTTGAGAAATGCCAAATTAAAGTACTCAATCACTGAATCTTCtcctctaatttatttattttaatgaatgaAAAAACAAAATTTGATAGATAAATAGATGTGTAGCACTTTGTTTAAAGTGTCAGAGAAGCAGAAGTGATGGTGAAAGGAGAAAAATTTATGAGATTTCCACTGACATAGTAGGTTCGCGAAAAGCTAAAATATAAAGATTAAATAGTACAGAAAGAGTCAAACAGACTGGATGAAGGATCGTAAAAGCTGGCAAAGTACGACATTCAGGGTAGCAGATACTGTTTACTCTTTTTTGATAAAGAACTCCATTCATTGTATTGGAAGAATGAGTtgtaagatcacagtgaaatattcaTACGTATGAAGTACGGCACTGGCTACCAAGACAGCAGACTGCTCCGACTGCTGTCGACacgtctattctggtttcaaaacagcagtatggattgactaacacgcgtgttacaCCGTCGACTTTGCAATAAATGGCTGccattgactaacctgtcgctaacatgctgtacaaaaggtctgttttggagccagaatagcttcagctgACTGCTGCATCCCTAGCCTAGCCTCTTAAGTCTGTACCCAACAGGCACGACACTGGAAAaccattaattttattaattataaacaaATTTTATAACCCTGGTTCAAAGAGCGATATAGGAAAAAATCAGTGAAATAAAACCTTACGTCTTGCTCATAAAAAATCACCAATGGGTGGATATAGTATATAAAATTACATGAAAATAGAGATTCCAACCCTCCAACCCATACCCAACCCATCCGAAAAACTCAAAAATGGCCAAGCATGCAACCATTAAGGATGAAGAAACCAGTTGCAGACCCACATCTGAAGGAGGTGAGATCACCTCATAATGAGAATCAATCAAAACCTGATCAACCGGAGCAATCACCTGCAAAGGCGAATCATTTAACTTTACTGTCTAATCTTAATGATTATGTTATAAGGTTCCATTCCATGTCCACTAAATTTTTTACTCCCATACatgatattaaataataaaatgtaatAGTTAAGAGATTACTCAACCTTTTTACATTGATTGTATAGTTCTCAAtacctttttaaatttttttatggatcTATGTGTACATGAAAAAATTATTGAAACAGAAAGAAGTTATAACTCACTTATTCTttagttctaagagatttccacaatccatcatggAAACAAGAGTACAGGTTTTGGATTTTGATTGTGTACAAGATTTTTGCATCAAagttttggatcacactttgtgatccatcactTATTTTTTATTTTGCTTCAAGAAAAAAAGGATTTCCGAGTATGTCGTTCAATAGATGAATTTATAAATGAAATTGTCACTCAAACTCTCCAaccaaaaattataataaaatatcaaagaaaatgGCAACAATATTACACTTTTAATTCCTAAAGTAGCACATTGATTTCAATTCCTAAAGTAGCATAATGATTGAGCCCtcttcaaacaagttaaaattaagAAATCCATAACTATAAAATTTGTCATAACTATAAATTATACAAAACATGAAGTGAAACTAACTATTCATTATGCATAAGAAGCAAATTAACACTAAAACAAAAAATAGGATATTGAATGAGACActtgaaatagtttattttttgcTGCATTTGAATAATAAATCAATAACTTTATAATGTAATTGAAAGCATTTTGGGACCTATGTTCGGTAACACCTATTCATCCACTTAGATAGAACCACAATTCCTAAGCATAAAAAGGTATGAAGTTATAAGGGTTGAGCCATTTAAATATTGAGAAGGTTGAATAAAATTTGCCACCTTATATTTCTAGTCATAAAAGTTTATATTCAAACACATGGCAATAATATGATTAAATTTTCTTAATTATAACATTGAGAGCAAGGTAATCATTAAGGTATACATTCTAAatgtaattaaaatttacaaaaaaatagaGATGTTAAGCTATGTCCCTGAAACTTGAAGGCTCTAGACTAATTTCTACTCCCTtgtaattatttaaatataaataactagcaattgcatcttggtgtgcaatgggtacgccgcaaaggtgtggaaggtcaattcaatttttttatatctATTTTTTGTACACATGTAATACGTGAGGCAACTTGGTAGGacctttagaaaatgatgttgtttgtgcaacaatagtctcaatagagaagtgatagcttcaaattagTTATGTATCCACTCAAGTAGATCCAAACCTAATTTAAATAAAATCTTTGAATTAGGAAATAGTAAGATAGAGATAAGGGAAGACATAAAAGGTGAAATATGGAGGGATGAAAATAGAGGAGCaaaacaaataaaggaagagatgGAGATAAAGAGGCAAAGAAATCTAGATATAAAGGTCTAGGAAGATGGAAAGGGTGAGAGATCTTGGGAAAGATATGGATTGATAGTGAGAAGGAAGATTGTTGTCTGttgtttgcatacatttgtgtagttCATCATGTGAATTGGTAGGCCGTTTACCAAATGATATTGTTTGTATAAAATAGGTCTCATTGaataagtgatagcttcaaatcaactatgcatccacttacaagaatATAAATATGACTAAAGTATACTTTGGATAATATATTGGAGGGCAGAAATAAATGACATGTAAAAAAATTTGTCTTTATTGTTATAGGGTAGGTTATTCCTGGGACATTTGATTGTCAAAGTTCCTAACGTGCGTTTGTGTAAGAGTCTATCATGATTACAATGATAGTAAAatatacattatataatatattggaGAGTATGATTCAAGTAATGTGAAAATTGAACTTAGTAGTGAGTTAAAATATGATGATTAAGTTAAAAATTGCATTGAGATCATGAATGGTTGTTAACAAATCAAcatttttctttattgaatctacaAAATTTGCAATATTTAAGAATTTGAATGGATGTTTACAGAAAATATTCTTCTTTATATAATTTATGTCCTTTAACATGAAGGATGTTAGTGTTGGAAGTGgaaaacactctgagaggggggggggtgaatcagagtgtgacaAATTTTTATCGAGTTATACTTTTATGGACCTTGACAATTTTAATTCACTGTGTGCACAGATGGCTGAGACTTAACACTTTGTTGAAATACATTAATGCAGTATGAAATATACCATTGAACCAACTAAAACATTTGATTCAGACCTTGTTTTAAAACAATGGTATTAAAATATTAcacaaacttgaaacattaaaacagtactttcaatattgcattacataaatCCAACTAAACAGAGTATGAGATAAAGAGGACTAAAATATGATGTATCAGAGCATACACTAGTAAAATAGAATGAACCACGATAAtgcacataacacaatatttttcatgagtggaaaaccctcttggggtagaaaaaccactcggaagaTCCCTTATATTGATTCAAAAAGAGTACCAACTCAGTTCACatgttttagaaaccacaaggcctcaaggagcaccaacccctcttcttatcaatgaatatttcaactcgagctacaaccactggtgattttatgcatgcattttattcttgcagtcacaaaaccatcagggattggagcgagaatattttacCAGTCTGTACATATGAAtaattttgcaacaatattcttcaaggaTAAAATTAACACTATCCAATCTCTGACCAAAAATCTAGTTTCAAATCATTAAAGCCTCATATGCTATGAACAATATGGTTTCAAAAACCCTGAACAATATGGTTTCACATCAACAAAGTCTCATATACTCTGtaacaaaaacagagtattgattcttAAGAAACCCCTCGGCTGTGACTGGTAAACTACTGCACTGTTTTAAAATGTTATCACTTTATTCACACTTGTCTCACTGTATCTCACTGTTTTTCACACGTACCCTGTTCAGAGAACAAActgttttatatatatcaaaaacaacAGCCAAGTCTTCATAAGAAACTCACGAAGTATAGTTTGTAAAACCCACGTTAGGGTTAAGAAAAAAAACTGTTTTATGGTACACAGTTATAGCAActgttttgtttctttttctatttACATAAACAACTCTTCTTCAACTAACAGAACACAAAAAAAactctttcattttttcatttccaaaaaatggaatgaacaaaaaaaattaccATAACTGATTCGAAAAATCACCAGAGAGAACAAGCTTTCTTCATTTCGTCCATAAATTTGCTCTTGTAAAAAATAAAAGTTATAGATAATACCTGTCTTTGAAGACCATAGAAAACACCTGTAGAAAAGCGGCGACAAAATCCACATAAAATTCATATTATTCCAACAAACAGAGTCAAGAATACTATCAATCGAAAGCTTTCACTGGACTGGTAAACATATCAAAAACCCATTTGCAAACTTCAAGGAAACGATCCACATTCTCAGCATAAGATACAGTGATGGCTAGGGTTTGAAGAATGTAGAGATGAAATGCGAACATAATCAAACTTCTTTTCCTAGCTTAACCAAGACTAAGCATCCGtaacaaatgaaaaatgaaacttaTTTGAAATCCATATCACGTTGCCCACCACGTGGATCATTATTTCCAAGACATAAGCGCTTAGTCAAATAACATGTGCATTTATCCTTTACTGCAACGCAACCATCCATATTGCCCGATGGGAGTCAAAAACTTAACCATGATTAGAAATTAGCCACTACGTATACTTTTTGGCATCAAGGTCAAAACAgggtcaacaaactccccctttgtccttgatgacaaaaaccATACCAATAATGACCTAAACAGAATAGGCAATCTGGAAAACTGTAatcatcaaatatatatcataGAAAGATCTAGTGTCAAAAAAATGACACAATATGCTGCCCATAAGACCTGTTAATAAGAGTATGTCACTGAAGAATTAAGCTTATGTCCAAGAGAAAATGCCAAAAAACCTGACGATACCAGAACCTGTGATGCAATGATAACCTGTATAGCACCAAGCCCAAAAACTGTGCTGAGCAAACAATTGTCCCAAAATCTGAGCTGAATACAAAAACTGTAACATGATCAAAACCTATATAGCCTTTAATCCCAAAACTGAAAATCTGACCAAAAGCTGAGAAAATCTGTGCTGAGCAAACACTGAGCAAACAAGATATAGAGTACCAGATGACaattttctccccctttttgtctcaaggacaaagAAACAGAACAACACATTGCTGCGCAGAAGAGAGCTATGCTCCCCCTTAATATGTGCAGGGACTAAGAAtggaagactgagagaagactcccAACCGATCGCGAAGCCTCTCAAATGTGTCTTTAGATAAAGCTTTTGTAAATATATCAGCAACTTGAGCTTGTGAAGGAACAAACACTAATTGAAACTCATTAGCCAACACCTGATCTCGTAAAAAATGGAGTTTAATGGCAACATGTTTAGTacgagagtgcataataggattttttgaaagatcaattgcactagtattgtcacaatagattgaAATGGGCTTAATAGTAGAAATGCCCATATCAGTAATTTGATGAGACATCCATATCAGTTGTGTGCAACATGCAGTGGCTGCTATATATTCTGACTCTGCGGTGGACAGAGTGACACAATCTTGCTTTTTACTGTGCCAAGCAACAAGACAATCACCAAGAAAGAAGGCAGCTCCACTGGTGCTTTTACGATCATCTAGACAaccggcccaatcagaatcagtgaagccAACAAGAGTAAAGTCATTATTAcggggataccaaagaccataatctAGTGTGCCTTGAACATATCTAAAGATCCGTTTTACAgcattcaaatgagattgtttaggtgcagattgaaagcgagagactagacatactgcaaacattaaatctggtcgaggtgcagttaaatataatagacttcctatcattgacctgtactcagaTTGATTTACTGCAGGTGAATCATCAGATTTGGTCAATTTACAGCCTGTTTCCATTGGAGTGCTGACTGGTTTACAATCTGCCATATTAAATTTTCTAATCATCTCTTTGGCATATTTAGTTTGTGACAAGAAGATACCTTGCTGAAGTTGtaacacttgaagaccaagaaagaaattcagttccccaaacatagacatttcaaactcagattccatgattttagagaactttttggataaagagtcattattacagccaaaaatgatatcatctacatatatcaCAACTACTAGGACATCATTACCTTCGAGTTTAACATATAAGTGGCTATCTACAGCACCTCTAGTGAATCCATTTGCTTTAAGATGATTATCCAGtctagagtaccaagctcttggagcctgtttaaggccatagagtgctttctttaatCTATATACACAATCAGATTTGCCTGCAACTTCAAAACCTTCCGGCTGttccatataaacttcttcatcaagataaccattcagaaaggcagttttgacatccatctgatatactttaaattttttatagcaagagtatgcaagaaaaattctgattgattctaatctagctactggtgcgaatgtttctccaaaatctattccttcctgctgagcataacctttacaaacaaaacgagctttatttctaacaaccttcccagattcatcaagcttatttctaaaaatccatttgcctcctatcacattcttatcatctggcctaggtactaattcccaagtttggtttttctctatttgactgatttcatctttcattgcatttaaccaacattcatcagataaagcatcagaaacatttttgggttcaaaatcagttaccaaacaaaaatgttcagccagttgagcttgttcagttgtttttgcccttctcctagtcaaaatacctgcatctatattgccaataacttgactttgaggatgtctctTTGTTATAATTTTTGAGGGTGTATAATGGAGAATACCTGTCTCTGCATTTGAATTTTCTGTATTTTCTACATCAGAACTTGATGaacatatttcatttttcttttctgtttctgcaggtttaggaacttgatcaacctttgttaaagtaatttcctcttcctcaatgtcctgcaaatcattacttaacaaaaattgttcatcaaatcttacatttattgtttcaacaattttattcagtctattattgaaacatctataggctttgctatgagtagagtatccaagaaagataccctcatcagttttagcctcaaaatttcctagattttcttcatctctttttagataacatttggcaccaaaaattttgaaatatttgatagaagcagcttttccataccaaagttcataaggagtaaaggtAGATTTTACCCTGATTTGTACACGATTCAAAATGTAAATAGCTGtgtgtacaacttctttccaatacctgtctggtagatttgcctcattaagcattgtgcgagccatttctttgactgttctattttttctctcaactactccattctattgaggtgtacgagtagcagcatattgtctcttaataccatgtctttcacagtaatcaatgaattcttgtgaagtgaattcaccacccttgtctgatctcaagcatttcaattttagatcagattctcgttcaaccatttttctgaaaatcttaaatctatcaaatgcttcggATTTGTGTTTAAGgaaagtgacccataccattctggtatagtcatcaacaaaaagcataaaatatttttcaccatttatagactgagtccttgtaggaccacataagtctgtgtgaacaagctgtaatggtctagtagaagaatgttctttaggtttgaaagacacttttgtttgctttcctttcaaacatgctttacaaactgaattgaatggtttattcaaaataggcaaacctctaacattctgatttttactgattctaaccagattgtcaaaatttatgtgtcctaggcgtttatgccataaccaattttcttctatttgaccCATAAGACAAATGCCTTCATTATTCTCATAGTCAGTGGAATCAAGCAGACTGTAgacattgccaattgttctcaaaccagcagcaacagttttaccagatttatttttgatagtacaatcttgagaactaaaagatacactgtaaccactatcacaaatttgactgacactcaataaattgtgctttaacccttcaacaaagtacacatcatgaataggagtatcatcatttagcaataatgtacctttacctcgtacataagctcctgaattatccccaaagcgtacaaagccaccattaaagtcttcaagatgcagaaatttatttctatctcctgtcatatggtgtgaacagccactgtccaacacccataaAGATTTCTTATTTGAGAAAAGCGCAGTTTGCACTATCATTGATTGCTCAATACCAGATACAAACTTAGGTTTCCATATTTTATTAGGACTTGCCTTTGTTTTGCACTGTATAGTAGTATGCCCAAAAGTGTTACACTTATTACACTTTACTGTTTTTGGAAAGTCATATCCTTGATTGTAACCAAACATAGGAGATCTTTGCTGCAGAAATCTGCAAGTATTAACCTTATGACCAAACCTATTGCAATAAAAATAGTATCCATGAAAGAAGCCAAACCTAAAAGGTTTTGTTCTGTTATAAGTCTGAAATGTTTTTCTAGTTGCTGACTTAGTGTTCTGTCTTGATGATTCAGCTTTATCAAACCCCAAACCAGCCAAATCTTTATGCAACTTTTGCTTGATCAAGATATCATTTAGATGTATTGTACTTTCATACTGTTCAATTTGTTTTTGCAATTTTGTGGACTGTTgt is a genomic window of Cryptomeria japonica chromosome 7, Sugi_1.0, whole genome shotgun sequence containing:
- the LOC131056165 gene encoding GDSL esterase/lipase 7, encoding MDFRRRIEKSMLSILVWLWIISSSVAAKKQPYVPAMFVLGDSLADAGNNNYIPHCEVRANYTPYGVSFFPSPTGRFTNGRTAFDFITTYLGLPYLPPYLQPKADFMRGINFASGGSGLLVSTGARLNIISLSHQVEEFEHFSHMLTRTNPSGPAQAKSYLGKSLYCITIGGNDIGDYIANTTLQNTTTPQRFVRMLLANFDQYITRLYNSDARKFLVFDIPALGCAPNIRFAGYSLAKGACLNLANQLAVAYNTAFKTLVAHLNQKLDGVSIIQLNTYNYFMDIMQNAKAYGFKYTTIACCGSGMFNVQVSCGKTKPQTMFCNNTSEYVFWDGIHPTEKVNAMFSHQIWSGNSSVMYPSNLSTLILGKNSSGH